The Montipora capricornis isolate CH-2021 chromosome 6, ASM3666992v2, whole genome shotgun sequence genome has a window encoding:
- the LOC138053338 gene encoding uncharacterized protein: MADETTFPNTDFIAIVGRVVDWLLFKYCLGEATKPSIPWYSTCLFLLEHASIVIYRGICNSCRKAHSARLKHSWLRPNKTDSDTIDARYDLSEPQFGKDVCDRVISPLKGAIRRYCNEGHDVISAADIHRALKARQFKGCTAAVCELDRTGLEIKVNRIPNFSTFHNFSYEEDGLRMWKAYDIGQGKFLSWSDLYVQVPSTIALQSAGDDLQFWVDVQPRTMELKKESDTEAQLFECNESGCSHTFQSYEALQDH; the protein is encoded by the exons atggcggacgaaacgACGTTTCCAAACACTGATTTTATCGCTATTGTAGGTCGCGTTGTCGACtggcttttatttaaatattgcctaggcgaagccacgaagcccagtattccatg GTATTCGACGTGCTTGTTCCTGTTGGAGCACGCAAGTATTGTGATATATAGAG GGATCTGCAATAGCTGTAGAAAGGCGCACTCTGCGAGACTTAAACACAGCTGGCTGAGGCCAAATAAAACCGATTCAGACACCATCGATGCCAG GTATGACCTATCGGAGCCGCAATTTGGGAAAGATGTCTGCGACCGCGTCATCAGCCCTTTGAAGGGGGCGATCCGGCGTTACTGCAATGAGGGTCACGATGTCATCTCGGCGGCAGACATTCACAGAGCTCTAAAGGCACGACAATTTAAAGGATGTACGGCTGCAGTCTGTGAACTGGACAGGACTGGGCTGGAAATCAAGGTCAATCGTAttcccaattttagcacttttcacAACTTCTCGTACGAGGAAGACGGTCTCCGAATGTGGAAAGCCTATGATATCGGTCAAGGAAAGTTTTTGTCTTGGTCCGATCTCTATGTCCAAGTCCCAAGTACGATAGCCCTTCAGAGCGCCGGTGACGACTTGCAGTTTTGGGTCGACGTTCAACCGAGAACAATGGAGCTAAAGAAAGAGTCAGATACAGAGGCACAGTTGTTCGAATGCAATGAATCTGGCTGTTCGCATACTTTCCAATCTTACGAAGCTCTACAAGACCACTAA
- the LOC138053337 gene encoding substance-K receptor-like yields MAMSDLLLLITAVLELLHGLQFRIFEKSTGWILCVLKHFLPGTSVIVSIQTVVLIAFERFEAVVFPLRSPIIGGKLCRFFVLGTWIVAIAVILPPSVTFQVDSEQMMCEIRRWKEMFGESSFHRNYLLAKVVVFFYLPLVIITVLYSVIFWKLKFQTKPGEQSSQSEDQRKIRNKKVLNLSIAIVIGFTLCWIPYGIRAVFKFVVTLPCNFRPFWAFAHVMVASNSAVNPCICFIFSSNFRRGLKRIFKSCLRL; encoded by the coding sequence ATGGCCATGTCAGATCTTCTCCTTCTGATAACGGCGGTCCTAGAATTGCTGCATGGGCTTCAATTCCGCATTTTTGAAAAAAGCACTGGCTGGATCTTGTGCGTTTTGAAGCATTTCCTTCCAGGTACATCTGTAATAGTATCTATCCAGACGGTGGTCTTAATAGCATTTGAACGATTTGAAGCTGTGGTGTTCCCTCTCCGTTCGCCAATCATCGGTGGAAAACTGTGTCGATTTTTTGTCCTTGGTACGTGGATCGTTGCGATAGCAGTCATTTTGCCACCGAGTGTTACTTTCCAAGTCGATTCTGAGCAAATGATGTGTGAGATTAGGCGGTGGAAAGAGATGTTCGGAGAGTCATCGTTCCACAGAAACTACCTGTTAGCAAAGGTTGTTGTATTCTTTTACCTTCCACTCGTCATCATAACTGTTCTTTATTCCGTCATCTTTTGGAAACTCAAGTTTCAAACAAAACCAGGCGAGCAGTCGTCTCAATCTGAAGATCAACGCAAAATACGAAACAAGAAGGTGCTAAATCTGTCCATTGCTATCGTAATTGGGTTTACCTTGTGTTGGATACCCTATGGCATACGTGCAGTGTTCAAATTTGTGGTCACTTTACCTTGCAACTTTCGGCCTTTTTGGGCTTTTGCCCATGTTATGGTGGCGTCAAACAGTGCGGTTAATCCTTGCATTTGCTTTATATTTAGTTCTAACTTCAGGCGAGGACTGAAAAGAATCTTCAAGTCATGCTTGAGGCTCTAG